One region of Demequina sp. TMPB413 genomic DNA includes:
- a CDS encoding SDR family oxidoreductase has product MTETSQQGRVAVVTGGSRGIGRAIANRLSAEGFAVGVGFASRKEEADAVVAAIEASGGAAAAFQVDVSEESSVGEAFDAVEARWGGLDVVVNSAGVMTNAPVVAGDLEALDRMIAVNLRGAFIVAAEAARRVREGGSIVLLSSSVVRLRPPTYAAYAATKAAVDVLTAIAAKELGPRGVTVNAIAPGPVETELFHASNTPESIAMLTHMTPLGRIGVPDDVVAAVSLLAGEGRWITGQTLHVNGGLA; this is encoded by the coding sequence ATGACGGAGACAAGCCAACAAGGACGCGTGGCCGTGGTCACGGGCGGCTCGCGTGGAATCGGAAGGGCCATTGCGAATCGGTTGTCCGCAGAGGGGTTCGCCGTGGGGGTGGGATTTGCGTCCCGCAAGGAGGAGGCCGACGCGGTGGTCGCCGCGATTGAGGCGTCAGGAGGCGCCGCAGCGGCTTTCCAAGTCGACGTTTCTGAAGAGTCGAGCGTCGGCGAGGCGTTCGATGCCGTCGAGGCTAGGTGGGGCGGCCTTGACGTCGTGGTGAACTCAGCGGGAGTGATGACCAATGCGCCGGTCGTCGCAGGAGACCTTGAGGCGCTCGACCGCATGATCGCCGTGAACCTGCGCGGGGCATTCATCGTCGCCGCCGAGGCGGCCAGGCGTGTTCGCGAGGGCGGGTCAATCGTGCTGCTCTCCTCCTCTGTGGTGCGCCTTAGGCCGCCCACATACGCTGCGTACGCAGCAACGAAGGCGGCGGTGGACGTCCTCACCGCGATTGCTGCCAAAGAGCTCGGTCCGCGAGGCGTCACCGTCAACGCGATTGCACCTGGGCCAGTCGAGACCGAGCTCTTCCACGCAAGCAACACCCCTGAATCGATCGCGATGCTCACGCACATGACGCCGTTGGGACGCATCGGCGTCCCCGACGACGTGGTGGCCGCGGTGTCGCTGTTGGCTGGCGAGGGGCGTTGGATCACGGGACAGACGCTCCACGTCAATGGGGGCCTCGCCTAG
- the mnmA gene encoding tRNA 2-thiouridine(34) synthase MnmA, which produces MRVLAALSGGVDSAVAAARAVDAGHDVIGVHMALSRNRDQYRSGSRGCCSIEDSNDARRAADKLGIPYYVWDLSDEFHDLVVNDFLNEYAAGRTPNPCVRCNEHIKFDTLLERAQSLGFDAVATGHYARVVIRDDGVRELHRAVDAAKDQSYVLAVMGPEKLARAMFPLGEIASKSEVRAEAAARGLGVSNKPDSYDICFVADGDTKGFLERALGEKPGEIVDEAGEVVGAHSGAYSYTVGQRKGLRLPRPAADGAPRYVTGIDTDRNIVTVGPESLLSVRELVGEQAVWLAPDASAVAPTPCLAQVRAHGEPVPGSVVRAGDRLTVSLDQPMRGVAAGQSLVVYDGTRVLGQATIAKRAVEE; this is translated from the coding sequence GTGCGCGTTCTTGCTGCTCTGTCAGGCGGAGTCGACTCAGCCGTCGCTGCCGCGCGCGCAGTGGACGCCGGGCACGACGTCATTGGCGTGCACATGGCGCTCAGCCGGAATCGTGACCAGTACCGCTCCGGCTCGCGCGGCTGCTGCTCGATCGAGGACAGCAACGACGCGCGACGAGCTGCGGACAAGTTGGGCATCCCGTACTACGTGTGGGACCTGAGCGACGAGTTCCACGACCTCGTGGTGAACGACTTCCTGAACGAGTACGCGGCCGGTCGCACGCCCAACCCGTGCGTCCGCTGCAACGAACACATCAAGTTCGACACGCTGCTAGAGCGTGCACAGTCGCTCGGCTTTGACGCCGTGGCGACGGGTCACTACGCGCGCGTGGTGATTCGCGACGACGGCGTGCGTGAGTTGCATCGCGCGGTAGACGCCGCGAAGGACCAGTCCTACGTGCTCGCCGTGATGGGGCCGGAGAAGCTGGCACGAGCGATGTTCCCGCTGGGCGAGATCGCTTCCAAGTCGGAGGTGCGGGCCGAGGCCGCCGCGCGCGGACTGGGCGTCAGCAACAAGCCCGACTCCTATGACATCTGCTTTGTTGCCGACGGCGACACGAAGGGCTTCCTCGAGCGCGCGCTGGGTGAGAAGCCCGGCGAGATCGTGGACGAGGCTGGCGAGGTCGTCGGCGCCCACAGCGGCGCCTACTCGTACACCGTCGGTCAGCGCAAGGGCCTGCGCCTGCCGCGTCCCGCCGCCGACGGGGCGCCTCGCTACGTCACGGGAATCGACACCGACCGCAACATCGTGACCGTCGGGCCCGAGTCGCTCTTGAGCGTGCGCGAGCTGGTGGGGGAGCAGGCTGTGTGGCTGGCGCCGGACGCAAGCGCGGTGGCCCCCACTCCATGCCTTGCCCAGGTCAGGGCGCACGGAGAGCCAGTGCCCGGCAGCGTCGTCCGCGCAGGCGACCGCCTCACCGTCTCGCTCGACCAGCCGATGCGGGGGGTCGCCGCTGGTCAATCACTGGTGGTCTACGACGGCACCAGGGTGCTTGGCCAGGCCACCATTGCGAAGCGCGCAGTCGAGGAGTGA
- a CDS encoding ABC transporter substrate-binding protein produces the protein MAAGATVFALTLAACGSSDNASDDPTDASKPAENAEPVTLTVATFNNFGYTDALLQEYMDLNPNVTVVSNVAATSNDARTNYFAKLGAGGLADIEAIEVDWLPEVMQYTDFLADLSDPEVEGRWLDWKTAAATDPDGRLIAYGTDIGPEAVCYDAALFEEAGLPTDPAEVASLLEGGWDTYFEVGQDFADASDKAWFDGAGGTYQGMINQVEAAYEDPETGEIVATTNPEVKAIFDQLTAVTPEISAHLSQWSDDWFAGLATGEFATMLCPGWMLGVIKGAAPDTTTWNVADVFPGGGGNWGGSYLTVPAAGDNVEAAKDLANWLTAPEQQLKALAAAGTFPSQNVALEDEAALNEAMAAGEEPTNAVYFNSDTLGTTFSNRANAISVSPFKGEFYFQVNDAMQNALTRVEDGSQDPTTSWNQFVSEVEAIG, from the coding sequence ATGGCCGCTGGAGCGACCGTATTCGCCTTGACCCTCGCAGCATGTGGTTCGAGCGACAACGCTTCGGACGACCCCACTGACGCGAGCAAGCCAGCCGAGAACGCGGAGCCTGTAACCCTCACGGTTGCTACCTTCAACAACTTCGGCTACACCGACGCCCTGCTTCAGGAGTACATGGACCTGAACCCGAACGTCACGGTCGTTTCCAACGTGGCAGCGACGTCAAACGACGCCCGCACCAACTACTTCGCCAAGCTCGGTGCCGGCGGACTCGCCGACATCGAAGCCATCGAGGTTGACTGGCTTCCTGAGGTCATGCAGTACACCGACTTCCTCGCAGACCTGTCCGACCCCGAGGTTGAGGGTCGCTGGCTCGACTGGAAGACCGCTGCCGCTACCGACCCAGACGGTCGCCTGATTGCGTACGGCACCGACATCGGCCCAGAGGCCGTCTGCTACGACGCAGCCCTGTTCGAAGAGGCGGGCCTGCCGACTGACCCGGCCGAGGTTGCTTCGCTCCTCGAGGGCGGTTGGGACACCTACTTCGAGGTCGGCCAAGACTTCGCCGACGCGAGTGACAAGGCCTGGTTTGACGGTGCCGGCGGCACCTACCAGGGCATGATCAACCAGGTCGAGGCCGCTTACGAGGACCCCGAGACTGGCGAGATCGTTGCCACCACCAACCCCGAGGTCAAGGCGATCTTCGACCAGCTCACCGCTGTGACGCCCGAGATCTCCGCTCACCTCTCGCAGTGGTCTGACGACTGGTTCGCCGGTCTTGCCACGGGCGAGTTCGCCACGATGCTGTGCCCAGGCTGGATGCTGGGTGTCATCAAGGGTGCCGCGCCTGACACCACCACGTGGAACGTCGCAGACGTCTTCCCCGGTGGCGGCGGTAACTGGGGCGGTTCGTACCTGACCGTTCCCGCTGCTGGCGACAACGTCGAGGCCGCTAAGGACCTGGCCAACTGGCTGACCGCTCCTGAGCAGCAGCTCAAGGCGCTTGCCGCTGCCGGTACGTTCCCGAGCCAGAACGTTGCGCTCGAGGACGAGGCCGCACTGAACGAGGCCATGGCCGCGGGCGAAGAGCCCACCAACGCTGTGTACTTCAACAGCGACACGCTTGGCACGACCTTCTCGAACCGTGCCAACGCCATCTCGGTCTCGCCTTTCAAGGGTGAGTTCTACTTCCAGGTGAACGACGCGATGCAGAACGCTCTGACGCGTGTCGAGGACGGATCTCAGGACCCGACCACCTCGTGGAACCAGTTCGTGTCTGAGGTCGAAGCAATCGGCTAA
- a CDS encoding carbohydrate ABC transporter permease, whose translation MSTTSAPQDGGSQGAVRQRQTKLTWRQRRGQWDVKYSPYLYIAPFFIVFGITGLFPILYTAYISLQDWDLVRNTGEFIGFDQFAWVLQDREFWIALRNTFSIFLLSSVPQLVAATFIAAMLDANLRAKTFWRMGVLLPYVVAPVAVALIFSNMFGDKFGLINTVLGDLGIDPILWHTDIIPSHFAIATMVNFRWTGYNALILLAAMQAIPRDLYEAAAIDGARTVRRFFSITIPQIRPTMIFVIITATIGGLQIFDEPRMYDAFGLGGANRQWLTITMYLYNTGWGDFNFGRAAAVAWLLFLIIISITLLNNFLTRKFVADDATAVKKVKKQALKGSAKGGK comes from the coding sequence ATGTCAACCACCAGCGCCCCGCAGGATGGCGGCTCTCAAGGAGCCGTTCGCCAGCGACAGACCAAACTGACCTGGCGCCAGCGCCGCGGTCAGTGGGATGTGAAGTACTCCCCGTACCTCTACATCGCCCCCTTTTTCATCGTCTTCGGTATCACGGGCCTCTTTCCCATCCTGTACACGGCGTACATTTCGCTGCAGGACTGGGACCTCGTGCGCAATACTGGCGAGTTCATCGGCTTTGATCAGTTCGCGTGGGTCCTTCAGGACCGCGAGTTCTGGATCGCCTTGCGCAATACCTTCTCCATCTTCCTGCTGTCCTCAGTGCCGCAGTTGGTGGCAGCCACCTTCATCGCAGCCATGCTCGATGCGAATCTACGGGCCAAGACGTTCTGGCGCATGGGGGTCCTGCTTCCCTACGTCGTCGCCCCTGTCGCCGTCGCGCTGATCTTCTCCAACATGTTTGGTGACAAGTTCGGCCTCATCAACACGGTCCTCGGAGACCTCGGCATCGATCCGATCCTGTGGCACACGGACATCATTCCTAGCCACTTTGCGATCGCGACGATGGTGAACTTCCGCTGGACGGGCTACAACGCCTTGATCCTTCTTGCGGCGATGCAGGCGATCCCGCGCGACCTCTATGAGGCGGCGGCCATCGACGGTGCCCGCACTGTGCGGCGCTTCTTCTCGATCACCATTCCCCAGATCCGTCCCACGATGATCTTCGTGATCATCACGGCGACCATCGGTGGACTCCAGATCTTCGACGAGCCGCGCATGTACGACGCCTTCGGGCTCGGCGGTGCCAACAGGCAGTGGCTCACCATCACGATGTACCTGTACAACACAGGTTGGGGCGACTTCAACTTTGGCCGCGCCGCGGCCGTCGCGTGGCTGTTGTTCCTCATCATCATTTCGATCACGCTGCTGAATAACTTCTTGACGCGCAAGTTTGTGGCGGATGACGCCACTGCTGTCAAGAAGGTCAAGAAGCAAGCACTCAAGGGTTCAGCAAAGGGAGGAAAGTGA
- a CDS encoding carbohydrate ABC transporter permease — protein MARRRRTSIGTGRPSPYVYAMLAVVLIAAMFPFYWSFLIGSGDQSSIYDQNLSWWPGGNFLANASEVINNDAVKFWKALSNSIIVSTVTAASTVLLSTLAGFAFAKLRFKGSGPLLVAVIATMAVPVQLGVVPLYIAMSKLGWTGNIGAVILPALVTAFGVFWMTQYLSQSLPTELIEAARVDGCSMLRTFWHLGLTSARPAAAMLALFTFVTTWNNFLWPLIVLDPQSPTLPLALSLLQANYFVDYSLVLAGVLIATVPLLLLFIFAGRQLVSGIMQGAVKG, from the coding sequence ATGGCGCGCCGTCGACGGACCAGCATCGGCACGGGACGCCCCTCGCCCTACGTGTACGCGATGCTTGCGGTGGTTCTCATCGCCGCGATGTTCCCCTTCTACTGGTCGTTCCTGATCGGTTCGGGTGACCAGTCGTCCATCTATGACCAGAACCTGTCGTGGTGGCCAGGAGGCAACTTCCTAGCGAACGCCTCAGAGGTCATCAACAACGATGCCGTGAAATTCTGGAAGGCGCTGAGTAACTCGATCATCGTCTCCACGGTCACGGCAGCGTCAACGGTCTTGTTGTCCACGTTGGCAGGATTCGCATTTGCCAAGCTGCGCTTCAAGGGTTCAGGCCCCCTGCTCGTGGCGGTCATCGCCACGATGGCAGTACCCGTCCAACTGGGCGTGGTGCCGCTGTACATCGCGATGTCCAAGCTTGGCTGGACCGGCAACATCGGCGCAGTCATCCTGCCCGCTCTGGTCACGGCCTTCGGCGTGTTCTGGATGACGCAGTACCTGTCGCAGTCGCTGCCGACTGAACTGATCGAGGCGGCTCGCGTTGATGGTTGCTCCATGTTGCGCACGTTCTGGCACCTGGGACTCACCTCGGCTCGACCGGCTGCTGCGATGCTCGCGCTGTTCACCTTTGTGACCACGTGGAACAACTTCTTGTGGCCGCTCATTGTGCTCGACCCGCAGAGTCCAACGTTGCCCCTTGCCTTGTCGTTGTTGCAGGCCAACTACTTTGTGGACTATTCCTTGGTGTTGGCGGGCGTGCTTATCGCGACCGTGCCGCTGTTGCTCCTGTTCATCTTTGCTGGTCGCCAACTGGTGTCTGGCATCATGCAGGGCGCAGTAAAGGGCTAA
- a CDS encoding LacI family DNA-binding transcriptional regulator translates to MRSPELPPAPTLEMVGALAGVSRATVSRVVNGSPRVSEEVVQAVRAAIVELGYVPNRAARSLASKQAHAIALVVPEDMSRLFGDLYLASIIGGIHNRLEQSDYVLNLMVASERGDGKTMRYLQGGNVDGAIVISHHTDDTFLSTLTQTLPVVFGGRPAVRVQGGHVVDVDNVAGSRTATEHLISTGRTRIATITGPQTMPGGIDRLTGFLATLEEAGLAPGPIVEGDFTLRSGTEAMRQVLEQDATIDGIFVASDMMAAGAMTVLRSQGRTVPDDVAVVGYDDSAAALTTDVPLTTVRQPSESMGVTIASILMDVLNGIEDHPRLTLLPTELVVRSSA, encoded by the coding sequence ATGCGATCCCCCGAATTGCCTCCGGCGCCGACGCTGGAGATGGTGGGCGCCCTCGCGGGGGTGTCACGCGCGACGGTGTCGCGCGTGGTGAACGGGTCGCCCCGCGTCTCGGAAGAAGTCGTCCAGGCCGTCAGGGCCGCGATCGTGGAGTTGGGCTACGTGCCCAACCGTGCAGCGCGGTCCCTCGCCAGCAAGCAAGCTCATGCCATCGCCCTAGTAGTGCCCGAGGACATGTCACGGCTGTTTGGCGACCTCTACCTCGCGTCGATCATCGGCGGCATTCACAACAGGCTCGAGCAGTCCGACTACGTACTGAACCTGATGGTGGCGTCCGAGCGCGGCGACGGCAAGACCATGCGCTACCTCCAGGGCGGCAATGTCGACGGCGCCATCGTGATTTCTCACCACACAGACGACACGTTCCTGTCCACCCTGACCCAGACGCTCCCCGTCGTGTTCGGCGGCAGGCCTGCGGTCCGAGTCCAAGGCGGCCACGTCGTCGACGTCGACAACGTCGCTGGTTCACGCACCGCCACCGAGCACTTGATCAGTACCGGTCGCACACGCATCGCGACCATCACCGGTCCGCAGACGATGCCGGGCGGCATCGACCGGCTCACGGGGTTCCTCGCCACCCTTGAAGAGGCAGGGCTCGCGCCCGGGCCGATCGTTGAGGGCGACTTCACCTTGCGCAGCGGCACGGAGGCGATGCGGCAGGTCTTGGAGCAAGACGCGACGATCGACGGGATCTTTGTGGCCTCCGACATGATGGCTGCGGGGGCCATGACCGTGCTGCGCTCGCAGGGACGTACCGTGCCTGATGATGTCGCTGTTGTCGGTTACGATGACTCGGCAGCGGCGCTCACCACGGACGTGCCCTTAACAACGGTGCGTCAGCCCTCGGAATCGATGGGTGTCACGATCGCGAGCATCCTCATGGATGTGCTCAACGGGATCGAGGACCATCCGCGGTTGACGTTGCTTCCGACCGAACTTGTGGTCCGTTCTTCTGCCTGA
- a CDS encoding phosphatase PAP2 family protein, which produces MSHDANRPAFEPQRSSDDLSDLTLSTDGTAGAARPGWWRRHRPWMTEIGLIIGLYYLYSVMRSASPDRVSLAMNNADLVERVQRAAGLDMELALNQMFVRNQWLADFASLWYQITHMVVTAGILLWLWHRRRENYGALRTSLAVLMVAGLATYWLFPLAPPRFALNGAVDTMHANPVLFAGQESVTGLANLYAAMPSLHVGWAVWCALAVVMTTKSRWWYAAWLYPLTTTFVVMGTANHYLLDAAAGTVYAVGAYAVVRSAYARVVATPAPAQAGV; this is translated from the coding sequence ATGAGTCACGACGCGAACCGACCGGCCTTCGAGCCGCAGCGGTCCTCCGACGACCTCAGCGATCTCACCCTTTCGACGGACGGCACGGCAGGTGCCGCGCGGCCGGGATGGTGGCGCAGGCACCGGCCATGGATGACTGAGATCGGCCTGATCATCGGCCTGTACTACTTGTACTCCGTCATGCGTTCCGCCTCTCCTGACCGCGTCTCCCTCGCCATGAACAATGCCGATCTGGTGGAGCGCGTTCAGCGCGCCGCTGGCCTCGACATGGAGCTCGCGCTCAACCAGATGTTCGTCAGAAATCAATGGCTCGCAGACTTCGCCAGCCTTTGGTACCAGATCACGCACATGGTCGTCACCGCTGGCATTTTGCTGTGGTTGTGGCATAGGCGCCGCGAGAACTATGGCGCTCTACGTACGTCTCTCGCTGTGCTGATGGTGGCTGGCCTCGCAACGTACTGGTTGTTCCCACTCGCACCGCCGCGCTTCGCGCTCAACGGTGCGGTGGACACCATGCATGCCAATCCTGTGCTCTTTGCAGGCCAAGAGAGCGTGACGGGGCTTGCCAATCTCTACGCCGCGATGCCCAGCCTTCACGTTGGCTGGGCCGTGTGGTGTGCCCTTGCTGTCGTGATGACCACCAAGAGTCGCTGGTGGTACGCCGCATGGCTCTACCCACTCACCACCACTTTTGTGGTGATGGGGACAGCCAACCACTACCTGCTCGACGCTGCCGCAGGCACCGTCTACGCCGTCGGCGCGTATGCCGTGGTGCGCTCCGCATATGCGCGCGTGGTTGCCACCCCGGCGCCAGCCCAAGCCGGAGTCTGA
- a CDS encoding amidohydrolase, giving the protein MKPPPITLVGARLWEDPAVPREGAAPELVDVNIGTEGRIASIEATGAQPPKGARVIDLDGRWIMPGLMDHHVHFTMWAKHRGRVSLAGAKSADDVVDVVRGALVDHPVLSLADVEPLVGSGYQDALWPEPPTAAMLDEVAVHVGQYGRPIVLISHDLHSVWINTAAGERYGVPAGLLRENAAFELEMALEAEEMADPRRIEVLVSDAANAAASRGVTGIMDLEMADNPLVWASRITSGIRALRVIAGVYPRHLAESLARGERTGKRVPGTKGQVTVGPLKVFADGALNTRTAWCFDSYPGTSDFGHAAQARGDLERILADAREVGFDVALHAIGDRAVSEALDAFAASGVGGSIEHAQMVREQDVARMAALGVAAGIHPEHLLDDREVMDVMWSGRTHRAFPYGDFARAGVSLRLGSDAPVAPLDPWLGISAAVHRTRDEQPAWEPGNALDIGTALRASWASPTLAPGVRADVAVIEADPSTSDVTQLRDMPVALTLLGGRVTHDALDA; this is encoded by the coding sequence ATGAAGCCACCACCGATCACGCTCGTCGGAGCGCGTCTTTGGGAAGATCCTGCCGTTCCACGCGAAGGGGCGGCCCCTGAACTCGTCGACGTCAACATCGGCACTGAAGGTCGCATCGCGTCTATCGAGGCGACGGGTGCGCAGCCGCCAAAGGGTGCGAGGGTCATTGACCTTGACGGCCGGTGGATCATGCCGGGGCTTATGGATCACCACGTCCACTTCACGATGTGGGCCAAGCATCGCGGGCGCGTGAGCCTTGCGGGCGCGAAGTCCGCTGACGACGTCGTCGACGTGGTCAGAGGCGCGCTCGTCGATCACCCAGTGCTGAGCCTTGCGGACGTCGAACCGCTCGTGGGCAGCGGGTATCAGGATGCCTTGTGGCCGGAGCCTCCCACTGCCGCGATGCTCGATGAGGTGGCCGTTCACGTGGGTCAATACGGGCGACCCATTGTGCTGATCAGCCACGACCTTCACTCCGTGTGGATCAACACGGCAGCGGGGGAGCGCTACGGAGTGCCCGCCGGCCTCTTGCGAGAGAACGCAGCCTTCGAGCTGGAGATGGCGCTCGAGGCAGAAGAGATGGCGGACCCTCGTCGCATTGAGGTCTTGGTGTCGGACGCGGCGAACGCGGCCGCTAGCCGGGGCGTGACGGGCATCATGGACTTGGAGATGGCGGACAATCCGTTGGTCTGGGCCAGCAGGATCACGTCGGGCATCCGCGCGCTGAGAGTGATCGCCGGCGTGTACCCGCGCCACCTCGCGGAGTCCCTCGCCCGTGGCGAGCGAACGGGCAAGCGGGTCCCCGGCACCAAGGGTCAGGTCACCGTCGGCCCCCTCAAGGTCTTCGCCGACGGCGCGCTCAACACGCGGACGGCCTGGTGCTTCGACTCCTATCCGGGCACCTCCGACTTTGGACACGCCGCTCAGGCTCGCGGGGACCTCGAACGCATCCTTGCCGATGCTCGCGAAGTGGGCTTTGACGTCGCTTTGCACGCCATCGGCGACCGCGCCGTCTCGGAGGCGCTCGATGCCTTCGCCGCCAGTGGCGTCGGCGGTTCGATCGAGCACGCGCAAATGGTGAGGGAGCAGGACGTGGCGCGCATGGCGGCGCTCGGCGTCGCCGCGGGCATTCATCCGGAGCATCTCTTGGACGACCGCGAAGTCATGGATGTGATGTGGAGCGGGCGCACTCACCGAGCTTTCCCTTACGGCGACTTCGCCAGGGCGGGAGTGAGTCTTCGCCTCGGCTCTGATGCACCTGTCGCTCCGCTCGATCCATGGCTCGGAATATCTGCTGCCGTGCACCGCACTCGAGACGAGCAGCCAGCCTGGGAACCGGGGAACGCGCTCGACATCGGCACGGCGCTGAGGGCTTCTTGGGCCTCGCCGACGCTGGCGCCAGGGGTTCGAGCGGATGTCGCCGTCATCGAAGCCGATCCTTCGACATCAGACGTGACGCAGTTGCGAGATATGCCGGTCGCGCTCACCTTGCTTGGCGGTCGCGTCACGCACGACGCCCTCGACGCTTGA
- a CDS encoding Hsp20/alpha crystallin family protein has translation MRRELVRNGIPAAAPWNDDFQRIVRSFIGDADASLAGAFSPALDVEETEDGFTLHVELPGVPAENVDVSIEENVLTISGSRDFYEDKDADKFRRVERRFGTFHRAVRLPDRVDPAGIKAAFKDGLLTVSVPKAESAKPRRIEVTTD, from the coding sequence ATGAGACGAGAACTCGTCCGCAACGGAATCCCGGCCGCGGCGCCCTGGAACGACGACTTCCAGCGCATCGTCAGAAGCTTCATCGGCGATGCCGACGCTTCCCTCGCCGGCGCCTTCAGCCCCGCGCTCGACGTCGAGGAGACAGAAGACGGCTTCACACTGCACGTGGAGTTGCCCGGTGTCCCTGCCGAGAACGTCGACGTTTCCATCGAGGAGAACGTCCTGACGATCTCTGGCTCCCGCGACTTCTACGAGGACAAGGACGCCGACAAGTTCCGACGCGTAGAGCGCCGCTTTGGCACGTTCCACCGCGCCGTCCGACTCCCTGACAGGGTCGACCCAGCTGGCATCAAGGCCGCCTTCAAGGACGGACTGCTGACCGTGTCGGTGCCCAAGGCCGAGTCGGCCAAGCCGCGCCGCATCGAAGTGACGACGGACTAA
- a CDS encoding ABC transporter ATP-binding protein, with translation MPAIATQGLTRVFGPVTALSQLTVEMPSGVVGLVGANGAGKSTLIKILLGLLPPTSGTASILGMNCLTDGVKIREIVGYMPESECLPPDVSATEFIVHMARMSGLPTDVARERTADTLRHVGLYEERYRPIGGYSTGMRQRVKLAQALVHDPKLVLLDEPTNGLDPAGRDDMLGLIRRISTDFDISVVVTSHLLGELERIADHIVSIEGGVLQHSTSTAAATEFSGVVLVEVTDKGPEVVERLKAAGATVTTGGQPNSFAVAIDDERVLDDVRGAVADLEVGLIRMQHGRHHLSEMFATQQEALHG, from the coding sequence ATGCCCGCTATTGCCACGCAAGGCCTCACGAGGGTCTTCGGCCCCGTGACCGCGCTGTCGCAGCTCACCGTCGAGATGCCGTCAGGAGTGGTCGGCCTCGTCGGCGCGAACGGCGCCGGCAAGTCGACCCTCATCAAGATCCTGTTGGGCTTGCTGCCGCCCACCTCAGGCACGGCCAGTATCCTCGGGATGAACTGCCTCACCGACGGCGTCAAAATCCGCGAGATCGTCGGCTACATGCCGGAGAGCGAGTGCCTGCCCCCTGATGTCTCCGCAACGGAGTTCATCGTGCACATGGCACGCATGTCGGGACTGCCGACGGACGTGGCGCGCGAGCGCACCGCGGACACTCTGCGCCACGTGGGACTTTACGAGGAGCGTTACCGCCCCATCGGCGGCTACTCGACCGGAATGCGCCAGCGCGTGAAACTAGCCCAGGCGCTCGTGCACGATCCCAAGTTGGTCCTGCTGGACGAGCCCACCAACGGCCTCGACCCCGCCGGTCGCGATGACATGCTCGGCCTCATCAGACGCATCAGCACCGACTTCGATATCTCAGTGGTGGTCACATCGCACCTGCTCGGCGAGCTGGAACGGATCGCGGACCACATCGTGTCGATCGAGGGCGGCGTGCTCCAGCACTCGACCTCCACTGCCGCGGCGACGGAGTTCAGCGGCGTCGTGCTGGTCGAGGTGACCGACAAGGGGCCGGAGGTAGTTGAGCGGCTCAAGGCTGCAGGCGCCACGGTCACGACGGGCGGCCAGCCCAACAGTTTTGCGGTGGCGATCGACGACGAACGAGTGCTCGATGACGTGCGCGGTGCCGTCGCCGACCTCGAGGTTGGCTTGATCAGGATGCAGCACGGCCGCCACCACCTCTCAGAGATGTTCGCGACCCAGCAGGAGGCGCTCCATGGCTGA